From Platichthys flesus chromosome 19, fPlaFle2.1, whole genome shotgun sequence:
AGGAGCCTCAATGCTTCCTCACTTGTGTCCTTTAGCAGACACTTGTCCCTCACGTGTGCTAACAGCGTCTCTCCTCCACCAGGTGGTTGGATTATAGGTCTGTTGGGAAGCGACTGGTCGGGACGCGTTTCATCGCCTTCAAGGTTCCTCTGAAGCAGGTGAGAGGTCAAACCTTCACACAGCAGCTTGATGAGTTCGATGCTGAGTGACGGCTCCTCACTCTCTGTGTTGTTCAGGCTCTGAACCGCCCGCTCTCCCCCTCGGACGCGTTCGGCCCCTGGGACCTGATGGAGAAGCTGAGGCTCGACCACCAGGAGCTCGGTCTGATCATCGATCTGACTTACACCACCCGGTACTACACCCTGCAGGTAAACACGGGGACCAGCCTCGCACACAGACAGGGCTCCTTCTTATTTCaatgttaagtgtgtgtgtgtgtgtgtgtgtgtgtgtgtgtgtgtgtgtgtgtgtgtgtgtgtgtgtgtgtgtgtgtgtgtgtgtgtgtgtgtgtgtgtgtgtgtgtgtgtgtgtgtgtgtgtgtgtgtgtaggacatGCCGAATTGGCTGCTGTTAGTGAAGATCTTCACACGTGGTCATGAGATTCCCAGTGACGCAACTATCCTGAGCTTCAAGCGCACAGTTCGCAGGTTTCTACGAGAAAACGCAAACAACGGTGAGAACACGTTTATATTCAGTGTTTCACACGTGAGGGAGTTACACACGTACAACTGGAGGCAGCGTGTGGAGCACGTTGTTCTTGTATCTGAACAGAACTTTAACACAGCAACTAGGAACACTTTCAAACTGGAACCGCTAGCGTCAGCTACGAAGGAGGATGAGGGCTCCATGGTCACGTCTGTCACATGCTCACGTTAACAGATGTTTCTATCGTAGACAAACTGATCGGAGTCCACTGCACCCACGGCCTGAATCGCACCGGCTACCTGATCTGCAGGTACGCACCCCCCGCCGCTCGCCGCCTCCCTCTGAGCGGCCGACGCTAACCGCTGTTTGTGACCTGCAGGTATCTGATCGACGTGGAGGGGATGGATCCTGAACACGCCATCCACTGTGAGTCGCCTTCTCACGTGTGTGCATCACGTGTGTGCATCACGTGTGTGCATCACGTGTGTGCGTCACGTGTGTGCATCACGTGTGTGCGTCACGTGTGTGCGTCACGTGTGTGCGTCACGTGTGTGCGTCACGTGTGTGCGTCACGTGTGTGCGTCACGTGTGTGCATCACGTGTGTGCATCACGTGTGTGCATCACGTGTGTGCATGATTTCTTTAAACGTTTGTGAATCTTCAACACATGTTCTGTGTCGTCAGTGTTCAACTTGTCACGGGGTCacgatatagagagagagaactatCTGAGCGATCTGCAGTATGGACCCAAGaggaggtgacacacacactcacacagacacacactcacacacacacacacagacacacacacacacagacacacactcacacacacagacacacacacacacagtcacacacacacacacacacacacagacacacacacacacagacacacactcacacacacacacacagacacacacacacacagacacacactcacacacactcacacagacacacactcacacacacacacacagacacacactcacacagacacacactcacacacacacacacagacacacacacacacagtaacacacacacacactctctgctgcagctcagttcCTTTGACTCGTCTCTTGTGATCTGTTCTTCAGTAACCGGGGGATTGACGAGTTTGAGACGGAGCCGCAGAGGGGAGGAGCCACACATCGACCATGTGACGCGGCACCCGACTCTTAcgacagagaggacagacgagCCCCCGGTGGTGACTCCTGGGACTACAGGTAGGGTCGAGACAGCCAACGGAGTGAATAATGAAACAATCTAAATGAATAACAGTTGATTTAGGTTAGAAACACGATGCTTCGGTATCAGATCGAATTTGTTAACACTTCCTACACGAGTTTCACAATAATTCTATGGgaaggcttttattgtgaaatgtgaGTAATGATTGAAGGTCACAGCTGATGTTGCTGTTTATgttttgtgatgtcatcagaagTTCAAACAGAAGctttgaataaaactttaatctctctctctcctgcagatcTTCTTCCAGAGGATTAAGCCACCGCCCACATCATCGCCCCCCCCAAGACACCCCTAGGCCCGACTCGAGGTTCCGCCCACAGCAGATCCACTCGCAGCCTCGTTATCATCAACAGACACGAGCCCCGCCCCCGCAACATCAACAGACACGAGTCCCGCCCCCGCAACATCGACAGACACGAGCCCCGCCCCCGCAACATCGACGGACACCCCCTCCTCCCAGCCGTCAGTGGAGGGGACCCCCCCGCCGGGAGGAGAGCTGGTTACGACCCGACCAACCTGATCCGCGGTGGAGACAGGGCCAGCAGCCTCGCCCCGCCTCCCGCTACGTCCCCCGCTGGAGCGACCAGACCAACATGGACTGACCGGACACGCCCCCTGGtctgatcacatgatcacagaACGTCTcaaacagatttttatattttctcgcCGAAATGACAACGTCTCATTTGGGTCGTTGGAGTTTTCATTTATTCTTAAAAAATTTGTTTTagcttaaaatgtatttgagagGCTGCAGCTCATTTACATGTTGaggtttttaattgttttttaaattggaaTTCAAGCTCACGTTCAGAATTAACCGTTTCCTGCTCGGGCTCTCGTGCTGATGTAGCATGTTAGCTAACGATGCTAAAGAgaagaacacaacaaataaactcCAACAGACGAACACAACCCGGGttcaccagcccccccccccccgaaacgctggatattacccatgatcctctgcttcctgaatgaatccaccaaactgttcagaattcttcatgtttttaaagtttcctgGTTTTTAACGAGTTTTAACTGATcgacagttcagcttcactgtgATTGGCTGCGGACCAGCGATGTGATTGGTTGAGAgtgttcactgctgctgcttcgaCGTGCTGAAGCTAACGAGGCTCCATCAGCTCGGATCTGTGCCTTCTTCAAACTGACCTGCAGTTAAATGTCGGGCAGAAAAAATtatgaaacagatttttttatttttcgtcTAATGCGATTTTTCTAGGTTTGTATTTATCTGTAATTAAGTCTGTGACTAACGCTCGTCTTCATCGTTGATTATTGCTTCAGTGAATCAAGGAAAAGTTACTGGAATCGAACACGTGCACGTCGCCGGGTTCCACCCTCAGTTCATGCTCATAAAAGACGCAGCAGATATTTACACGTGGAACCAGAGAAAAGTTTTTCaggcaaaacaaaatcaaatcaagtttTCTGTTGATCGACTAGACGATTATAAAACTGATGATATAATAACTCATCATGGAAACTGatgtttgtataaatgtcagcaaaaaacatttgaaagatTGTTTGAGATGGAACATTTTGACATAAAAATTATACCAAATAAAAACTTCATTgaattttttcatttattatctGACGATTGTTCTTTTTATCTCATGTCTTCATTgatttaattgataaatcatttatgtgtgtgagtgtgagccgTGTTCCGGTCAAGAGGATCTTTCCTGAAAAGATGCTGAAGCAGATTCGTCAGAGAATCAAACTAGAATCTTCActttatgaaaactgaatctTTCCCAACACATTCTCCTCATTAATTCAGATTTAACCTTTTATTCTAAATTAAAAgctgaaataaaacttgaaacaaACTGAAGCTAAGTGCATGAAAAGTGAAAGAACTGAGAGAACGTGgtttgacagcagctgtgtgttctCGTCTAGCAGTCCGTGCACGTGTCAGTCCGTGCACGTGTCTGTCCGTGCACGT
This genomic window contains:
- the dusp11 gene encoding RNA/RNP complex-1-interacting phosphatase, producing the protein MPRGGLPDRWLDYRSVGKRLVGTRFIAFKVPLKQALNRPLSPSDAFGPWDLMEKLRLDHQELGLIIDLTYTTRYYTLQDMPNWLLLVKIFTRGHEIPSDATILSFKRTVRRFLRENANNDKLIGVHCTHGLNRTGYLICRYLIDVEGMDPEHAIHLFNLSRGHDIERENYLSDLQYGPKRSNRGIDEFETEPQRGGATHRPCDAAPDSYDREDRRAPGGDSWDYRSSSRGLSHRPHHRPPQDTPRPDSRFRPQQIHSQPRYHQQTRAPPPQHQQTRVPPPQHRQTRAPPPQHRRTPPPPSRQWRGPPRREESWLRPDQPDPRWRQGQQPRPASRYVPRWSDQTNMD